From the genome of Planctomycetia bacterium, one region includes:
- a CDS encoding glycosyltransferase family 39 protein yields MMQRWLHTWWEVILLAVFAAWLLFNHLDGPLLEPDESRYAEIPRLMLRTGDWITPKLQGKPYNDKPPLVYWLIAFSYQLFGISITSARLVPAVAGFLTLGLVYFWTRRYFNRTAAGCTVVVMLSMLGYAAMMRMLLLDGVLTFLVLGALLSGHHALAQGRHPAWWLLSAFLCGLGVLAKGPVALVLVTPCLFALRWLDRNTTPLRLQDTAIYGIVALLLAGPWYLVMLGTNEHFGSEHFLRHHLQRFLDPAHHERPIWYYIPTLLIELLPWPLLLYFVIRRWRVWTGTERFVVFFCLFCFLFFSAAGAKLPTYLLPILPMLAVLIGTQLQILISKPTLAHAWAWTLGIALIMMLFILTMLPVGMYYYLKEGTLQVDEFSLTMLVVWAGCIGWQIQSKMQNSFRWVALGFACLMVNGLVNHRAVPMYARQASIVEDCEELKQLARLEQIPCVAHRNSWDAVSFDQNGEELEVFSSKEWPAFIDWLQRHPRCMVWMRDYKNRIDAFTDALPETVEVEQTIDKGRVQAIIIRSKILNAGAVAP; encoded by the coding sequence ATGATGCAGAGGTGGTTGCATACCTGGTGGGAAGTAATACTTCTGGCGGTTTTTGCAGCCTGGCTGCTGTTCAACCATCTCGACGGCCCGCTGCTGGAACCTGATGAATCACGCTATGCAGAAATTCCCCGTTTGATGCTCCGCACCGGCGATTGGATCACCCCCAAACTGCAAGGCAAACCCTACAATGACAAGCCACCTCTGGTCTATTGGCTCATTGCCTTCAGCTATCAATTATTCGGCATCAGCATCACATCGGCCCGGCTTGTTCCCGCAGTGGCCGGGTTCCTCACATTGGGCCTGGTCTACTTCTGGACACGGCGATATTTCAACCGCACCGCTGCAGGCTGCACCGTGGTCGTGATGCTTTCCATGCTGGGTTACGCCGCCATGATGAGGATGCTGCTGCTCGATGGGGTGTTGACATTTCTGGTACTGGGAGCATTGCTGAGCGGACATCATGCCCTGGCACAAGGCAGACACCCTGCCTGGTGGCTGCTCTCGGCATTCCTGTGTGGACTGGGTGTTCTCGCCAAGGGACCGGTAGCCTTGGTATTGGTGACACCCTGCCTGTTCGCGTTACGCTGGCTTGATCGCAACACCACGCCATTGCGTCTGCAAGATACAGCCATCTATGGAATCGTTGCACTGTTGCTTGCAGGCCCGTGGTACCTCGTCATGCTTGGTACCAACGAGCACTTTGGCAGTGAACATTTTCTGCGGCATCATCTGCAGCGGTTTCTTGATCCTGCACATCATGAACGGCCCATCTGGTACTACATTCCCACACTGCTGATAGAACTGTTGCCCTGGCCACTGCTTCTATACTTTGTGATTCGTCGCTGGCGTGTGTGGACAGGCACCGAGCGGTTTGTCGTGTTCTTTTGTCTGTTTTGCTTTCTCTTTTTTAGTGCCGCCGGGGCCAAGCTGCCCACCTATCTGTTGCCGATATTACCCATGCTGGCCGTGTTGATCGGAACGCAACTGCAAATCCTGATAAGTAAACCCACGCTTGCTCATGCGTGGGCCTGGACGCTGGGGATTGCATTGATCATGATGCTCTTCATCCTCACGATGCTTCCCGTGGGCATGTATTACTACCTGAAGGAAGGCACTCTCCAGGTCGATGAGTTCAGCCTGACCATGCTGGTTGTGTGGGCAGGGTGTATCGGCTGGCAAATCCAATCGAAAATGCAGAACTCCTTCCGCTGGGTGGCACTTGGATTCGCTTGCCTGATGGTCAACGGCCTGGTGAACCATCGGGCTGTGCCGATGTATGCAAGGCAGGCATCGATTGTGGAAGATTGTGAAGAGTTAAAACAATTAGCCCGGTTGGAGCAAATCCCTTGCGTGGCACATCGCAATAGCTGGGATGCCGTGAGCTTTGATCAGAATGGCGAAGAACTCGAAGTGTTTTCATCCAAGGAATGGCCAGCGTTTATCGATTGGCTGCAGCGGCATCCACGCTGCATGGTCTGGATGCGGGATTACAAAAACCGCATCGATGCATTTACCGATGCATTGCCTGAGACGGTGGAAGTGGAGCAAACCATCGACAAAGGACGGGTTCAGGCCATCATCATCCGCAGTAAGATCCTAAACGCCGGGGCGGTTGCTCCGTGA
- a CDS encoding DUF1080 domain-containing protein: protein MLRRTLLLAMLFWTSIAIADDAGNNTLSKEEAREGFTLLFDGKTMDHWRGYQAKTVPSGWKVINGCIVRVGGGGDIISKKEFGNFELRLDWKVAPKGNSGIMYHVLEKDGLTSYMTGPEYQVLDNKGHADGRNKLTSAGSCYGLYAPMKEVCNPAGEWNHARIVIKDGHVEHWLNGTKVVEYVKGGDEWNKKLANSKFKQWPEFGKPTHGHLCLQDHGDKVEYRNIRIRELK from the coding sequence ATGTTGCGTCGCACCCTTTTACTCGCCATGCTTTTCTGGACCAGCATCGCAATCGCAGATGATGCAGGCAACAACACGCTCAGCAAGGAAGAAGCCCGCGAAGGATTCACCCTGTTGTTCGATGGCAAAACCATGGATCACTGGCGAGGATACCAGGCCAAGACCGTGCCCTCAGGCTGGAAAGTCATCAATGGCTGCATCGTTCGCGTCGGTGGCGGTGGCGACATCATCTCCAAAAAGGAATTTGGCAACTTTGAACTACGGCTTGACTGGAAGGTAGCTCCCAAGGGCAATTCTGGCATCATGTACCATGTGCTCGAAAAGGATGGCCTGACTTCCTACATGACCGGCCCTGAATATCAGGTACTCGATAACAAAGGCCACGCTGATGGCCGCAACAAACTCACCAGCGCCGGTTCATGCTATGGCCTTTACGCTCCGATGAAGGAAGTCTGCAATCCCGCTGGCGAGTGGAACCATGCCCGCATCGTCATCAAGGATGGCCACGTGGAACACTGGCTCAATGGCACCAAAGTGGTGGAGTATGTTAAGGGTGGCGACGAGTGGAACAAGAAACTCGCCAACAGCAAATTCAAGCAGTGGCCTGAATTCGGCAAGCCAACACATGGCCACCTGTGCCTGCAGGATCATGGCGACAAGGTGGAGTATCGCAATATCCGGATTCGCGAGTTGAAATAA
- a CDS encoding DUF433 domain-containing protein: MDHTDSNITINPEIMGGTPVFKGTRVPVKALSDYLSTGETIDTFLNDFPSVNREKVTAVLKELFKGITDHASAA, translated from the coding sequence ATGGATCATACTGACAGCAACATTACGATTAACCCCGAAATCATGGGTGGCACCCCTGTTTTCAAGGGAACTCGTGTGCCTGTGAAGGCTCTTTCGGATTACCTTTCCACTGGAGAGACTATTGATACTTTCTTGAACGATTTTCCTTCAGTGAATCGTGAAAAAGTCACGGCAGTTTTGAAAGAACTTTTTAAGGGTATCACAGATCATGCGAGCGCTGCTTGA